One genomic window of Halogeometricum rufum includes the following:
- a CDS encoding acyl-CoA dehydrogenase family protein encodes MSFQLNDEQRAIREMVREFGENEIRPVAREHDEERKYPHDLIEEAAKYDLVAPNIPEEYGGPGMDTLSSVVVTEELWRADPGIGSAIGSRGFGTTMIQQFGDDWMKEEWLPKVASGDAATCSCISEPAHGSDVAGIETRAEEADGGYVLDGTKMWITNGTVADVAVVMAKTTPGERHRGITAFLVPTDLEGFETTPIKNKLGIRASDLAEVVLDDVYVPEENVIGAVDQGFYQLMAFFADGRVSVAAQAVGVAQAAVDAAVEYANEREQGGQKIAEYQAISHKLAEMATDVEAARSLTYRAATHVESGDDQTAAKFASMAKLFASERAVDVADEGIQVHGGAGFVTDHPAERFYRDARITKIYEGTSEIQKNIVADQIL; translated from the coding sequence ATGAGTTTCCAACTGAACGACGAGCAACGGGCGATTCGCGAGATGGTACGGGAGTTCGGCGAGAACGAGATACGGCCCGTCGCCCGCGAACACGACGAGGAACGGAAGTACCCCCACGACCTGATCGAGGAGGCGGCGAAGTACGACCTCGTCGCGCCCAACATCCCCGAGGAGTACGGCGGGCCCGGGATGGACACGCTGTCGTCCGTCGTCGTCACCGAGGAACTGTGGCGCGCCGACCCCGGCATCGGGAGCGCAATCGGGTCCCGCGGGTTCGGCACGACGATGATACAGCAGTTCGGCGACGACTGGATGAAAGAGGAGTGGTTACCGAAGGTCGCCTCGGGCGACGCCGCGACCTGTTCGTGCATCTCCGAACCGGCTCACGGGTCCGACGTGGCCGGTATCGAGACGCGCGCGGAGGAAGCGGACGGCGGGTACGTCCTCGACGGGACGAAGATGTGGATAACGAACGGCACCGTCGCCGACGTGGCCGTCGTGATGGCGAAGACGACGCCGGGCGAACGCCACCGCGGCATCACGGCGTTCCTCGTCCCCACGGACCTCGAGGGGTTCGAGACGACGCCCATCAAGAACAAACTCGGCATCCGCGCCTCCGACCTCGCCGAAGTCGTCCTCGACGACGTGTACGTGCCGGAGGAGAACGTCATCGGCGCGGTGGACCAGGGGTTCTACCAACTGATGGCGTTCTTCGCCGACGGCCGGGTCAGCGTCGCCGCGCAGGCCGTCGGCGTCGCGCAGGCGGCGGTGGACGCGGCGGTCGAGTACGCCAACGAACGCGAGCAGGGCGGACAGAAGATAGCCGAGTACCAGGCCATCAGCCACAAGCTAGCCGAGATGGCGACTGACGTGGAGGCGGCCCGGTCGCTGACGTACCGCGCGGCCACGCACGTCGAGAGTGGCGACGATCAGACCGCCGCCAAGTTCGCCAGCATGGCGAAACTGTTCGCCAGCGAACGCGCCGTCGACGTGGCCGACGAGGGCATCCAGGTCCACGGCGGCGCGGGATTCGTCACGGACCACCCCGCAGAGCGGTTCTACCGCGACGCCCGCATC
- a CDS encoding long-chain-fatty-acid--CoA ligase, with translation MTNMVQDIAAAVESYPEETAVGFRGQEWSYEQLWGMTGQFAAGLADHGIGPGDRVAVYLPNLPQFVTAFHGTLHAGGIVVPMNPQYKTREISHLLADSGATVVVALADLVPFVDAVRDDTDVEHVVSVGGEAEGAIPFEEFLADEPAAVVERDDDDVAVQPYTSGTTGKPKGVLLTHHNLAWDARATAKLLPGGVDPDDKFLGVLPLFHIYGMTVTMIATLFEGGGYYPLPAWDAEDTLSAIEAEQLTVMHGVPAMFNDLINFDGADDYDISSIRFANSGGSSLPIEVMRQFEETFDVELYEGYGLTETSPVTHANYPGARRPGSIGKPLDGLEARIVDDDFEDVPPVAEGPVDEETVDLDEITGELVIHGPNVMQGYYGLPEANEEAFTEADGKRWFHTGDVGYRDEDDFYYVVDREKHMIVTGGYNVYPREVEELLFEHPAIADAAVVGIPDERRGETVKAFVVPVPDADLTPDDVREYCLENLAEYKHPREVAFIDELPRTTTGKVQKFELREREADAGGDSE, from the coding sequence CGGGCGACAGAGTCGCCGTCTACCTCCCGAACCTCCCGCAGTTCGTCACCGCCTTCCACGGGACGCTACACGCGGGGGGCATCGTCGTCCCGATGAACCCCCAGTACAAGACGCGGGAGATATCGCACCTGCTCGCCGACAGCGGTGCCACCGTCGTCGTCGCCCTCGCGGACCTCGTGCCGTTCGTGGACGCCGTCCGCGACGACACCGACGTCGAACACGTGGTGAGCGTCGGCGGCGAGGCGGAGGGGGCGATTCCGTTCGAGGAGTTCCTCGCCGACGAACCCGCCGCAGTGGTCGAACGCGACGACGACGACGTGGCGGTCCAGCCGTACACGTCGGGCACGACGGGAAAGCCGAAGGGCGTCCTCCTCACGCATCACAACCTCGCGTGGGACGCGCGGGCGACGGCGAAACTGCTGCCCGGCGGCGTCGACCCCGACGACAAGTTCCTCGGCGTCCTCCCACTCTTCCACATCTACGGGATGACGGTGACGATGATAGCCACCCTGTTCGAGGGCGGCGGCTACTACCCCCTCCCCGCGTGGGACGCCGAGGACACCCTGTCGGCCATCGAAGCCGAGCAGTTGACCGTGATGCACGGCGTCCCCGCGATGTTCAACGACCTGATAAACTTCGACGGCGCGGACGACTACGACATCTCGTCGATTCGCTTCGCGAACTCCGGCGGGAGCAGTCTCCCCATCGAGGTGATGCGACAGTTCGAGGAGACGTTCGACGTGGAACTGTACGAGGGGTACGGCCTGACGGAGACCAGTCCGGTGACGCACGCGAACTACCCCGGTGCGCGCCGTCCCGGCAGCATCGGCAAGCCCCTCGACGGACTGGAGGCTCGCATCGTCGACGACGACTTCGAGGACGTGCCGCCCGTCGCGGAGGGGCCGGTGGACGAGGAGACGGTCGACTTAGACGAGATTACGGGCGAACTGGTCATCCACGGGCCGAACGTGATGCAGGGGTACTACGGCCTGCCGGAGGCGAACGAGGAGGCGTTCACCGAAGCGGACGGCAAGCGGTGGTTCCACACCGGCGACGTGGGCTACCGCGACGAGGACGACTTCTACTACGTCGTGGACCGCGAGAAGCACATGATCGTCACCGGCGGCTACAACGTCTACCCGCGGGAGGTGGAGGAACTCCTCTTCGAACACCCCGCCATCGCGGACGCGGCGGTGGTCGGCATCCCGGACGAACGCCGCGGCGAGACCGTGAAGGCGTTCGTCGTCCCCGTTCCGGACGCCGACCTGACGCCCGACGACGTGCGGGAATACTGCCTCGAGAACCTCGCGGAGTACAAACACCCCCGCGAGGTGGCGTTCATCGACGAACTGCCGCGGACGACGACGGGCAAGGTCCAGAAGTTCGAACTGCGCGAACGCGAGGCGGACGCCGGAGGTGACAGCGAATGA